The sequence below is a genomic window from Halosolutus gelatinilyticus.
GCGGATCGTGTCGCCGTCGACCTCGAACTCGACCTCGGTCGCGCCGGCGATCAGGTGTTCGATCTCGAGCAGCGCCTGCTCGGCTTTCGTCTTGAGCGCCGACTCCTCGTCCAGCAGTCGGTTGTCGCCCCAGTCGGCGGCGGCCTCGCGGAACCGATCGCTGACGGTGATCGACAGCGTCACGCCGACCACACCTCCCCCTCGAACGCGAGCGTCCAGAGGGTGCGTTCCTCGCAGGTCAGACAGGGGCGATACGACGCCCCTGAATCGGGTTGACAGAGTCGATCTACCGTGCCGCAGCGGGTACATTCGTAGTACATCGAAATGAAGTGAAATGCGGTGAAACGCGGTCGAGGGACTATTCGGGCGGCCACTCCTCCGGCGTCGGGTCGGGCTCCCCGAGCGCGCCGAACACAGCGAGGATCAGGACGAGAAACGCCGTCAGTACGAGCAGCCCCATCACGCCGCCAAAGCCGTGTTGTCCGACCCAGTCGCCGATCGCGGGACTTTTCATCTGCGTGACCACGTTGAGGCCGATCAGGAGCGTCCACACGGCGGCGAACAGCAGGCCGAACGTGACGATCGGGTTGTGATCGATCGCGGTTCGAATGCCCATACCCGTGCGAACGCGAGCCACGATAAAAACTTCCCACGTTACCCGTTTCGGTACCCGAAATTCGCGAGCTCCGATGGGTTCGCCGTTCGGGAACGGTACCGCATCCGATCGGCGCTGGACGCAGAGTAACCGCGGGCTATCGGCGACCGAGTTCCGGTCACGATCGGCCGACTGCCCCCGCGGGCGCATAACCGCCGATTACTCCGGCTCGGGATCGGATTCCGACGGAGATGGTGCCGATTCATCGTCTGCCGCGAGGCTCCAGCCGGCCTTCGCGGCGGCCTTGGACAGCGGCACGAACTCCCACCCGGCCGCCTCGGCGATCGGTTCGTCCGCCCCTTCGCAGCCGACGACGACCGTTCGATCGGCGTAGAACATCGAGTTGCGATCGATCTGGGCGAGTCGCTCGCCAGGGTCGGTCCCCGTCCCGTTAAAGAAGTCGGCGTCGATCCCGCGCTCCCGCTGGAACTTCCCGATCACGTGGACCGGCACGTCGCCGACGATGCCGATCCAGTCGGCCCACGCCGACCCGGCGAAGACGCGTTCGGGGTGTTCGAGCCGGCGGGCCGCACCGTACGTGAACGCCATCGTCATGTCGTCGGCGCCGTCTCCGTGCGGACCCGACGCGTCGGCTCCCATCGGTCGCGGCGTCGACTGCGCGGTGTTCGATTGATCGTCCGACGCCGGTGACGCGGTGGTTGCGTTTCCTCCGTCCGATCCGTCCACGGGGATCCCGGCGGGCGTGCGATTGCCCGTTTTGGGAACGTGCGGCGCCGGCGCGCTCGCGGGATCGCCGCTCGCGTTCGATCCGCCGCCCGCCTCGTCGTCGATCGATTCGCTCTCGTCTTCGTCACCCGGGTCCGATCGCGATCGGGTCCGATCGTCCGCTCGGGCACTCCGTCCGGGGGGATCGGGTTCGGCATCCGGATCGGCGTCGCCGTCGTCGCGCCACAGCCAGTCTCCGTAGTTGGCCCGCGGTTCGTTCTCGTCCTCGGCCGCATCGAGTTCGTCGAGATCGATTCGTTCAGTCATCGTCGGTCACCTCCGCGCTCGCGTCGCGATCGCTCGACGGCGCCCCCGGAACCGGGGTTTCGTCGTCGACGACCGACGTCAGTCCGAGCCGGCGAACCGTCTCTCGCGTCGGCCGGCCGTTTCGGTCCCAGCCCCGGTACCGGTAGTACCGATCGAGCAGCGATCGGAACTCGGCCGGATCGATCGCGTTCCCGTCGCCGGGTTCGTCGCGCGGTTCGAGCAGCGCGTCGGGGAGACCGTCGTCGGATCGGTCGAACCCTTCGCGGACGTTGAACAGTCGGACGAGGGTCCAGATCCGCTCGCCAACCGTCGCGAGGGCCTCGCGATCGTACTCGCGACCGACGGCGGCGAGCCATTCCGCGCCGAGATCGTCCAGCGCCTCGCCGACGAAATCGTCCGCGATCAGGCTCCAGCGGACGGCGCGGCGGTTCTGCTCGCCGACGACGGCCGCGACTCGCGCGCGATCGGTGGGCCAGCCGCGACCGACGGCCTCCGATTCGACCGGCCGGGCGCGGCGGTG
It includes:
- a CDS encoding DUF7124 domain-containing protein, giving the protein MTERIDLDELDAAEDENEPRANYGDWLWRDDGDADPDAEPDPPGRSARADDRTRSRSDPGDEDESESIDDEAGGGSNASGDPASAPAPHVPKTGNRTPAGIPVDGSDGGNATTASPASDDQSNTAQSTPRPMGADASGPHGDGADDMTMAFTYGAARRLEHPERVFAGSAWADWIGIVGDVPVHVIGKFQRERGIDADFFNGTGTDPGERLAQIDRNSMFYADRTVVVGCEGADEPIAEAAGWEFVPLSKAAAKAGWSLAADDESAPSPSESDPEPE